CCAGCCTTCCTCCTTCTAAAGACAACAGCCTTCTTCCACCTAAAAGCACCGGCCTTCCTCCACCTAACAACAGCAGCCTTCCTCCACCTCAAAGCACCAGCCTTCCTCCACCTAACAACAGCAGCCTTCCTCCACCTAAAAGCACCGGCCTTCCTCCACCTAACAACAGCAGCCTTCCTCCACCACAAAGCAGCGGCCTTCTTCCACCTAACACCAGCCTTCCTTCACCTAAAAGCACTGGCCTTCCTCCACCTAACAACACCAGCCTTCCTCCTTCTAAAGACACCAGCCTTCTTCCACCTAAAAGCGATGGCCTTCTTCCACCTAACAACACCAGCCTTCCTTCACCTAAAAGCACTGGCCTTCCTCCACCTAACAACAGCAGCCTTCCTCCTTATAAAGACACCAGCCTTCCTCCACCTAAAATCACTGGCCTTCCTCCACCTAACAACACCAGCCTTCCTCCTTCTAAAGACACCAGCCTTCCTCCACCTAAAAGTGATGGCCTTCTTCCACCTAACAACACCAGCCTTCCTCCACCTAAAAGCACTGGCCTTCCTCCACCTAACAACACCAGCCTCCCACCTTCTAAAGACACCAGCCTTCCTCCATCCAAAGGCACCAGCCTCCCACCTTCTAAAGACACCAGCCTTCCTCCATCCAAAGGCACCAGCCTTCCTCCAGCCAAAGGCACCAGCCTTCCTCCACCTAAAGGCACCAGCCTTCCTCCACCTAAAGGCACCAGTCTTCCTCCACCTAAAGTCACCAGCCTTCCTCCATCCAAAGGCACCAGCCTTCCTCCACCTAAAAGCACCAGCCTTCCTCCATCCAAAGGCACCAGCCTTCCTCCATCTAAAGGCACCAGCCTTCCTCCATCCAAAGGCACCAGCCTTCCTCCATCCAAAGGCACCAGCCTTCCTCCATCCAAAGGCACCAGCCTTCCTCCACCCAAAGGCACCAGCCTTCCTCCATCCAAAGGCACCAGCCTTCCTCCACCTAAAGGCACCAGCCTTCCTCCACCCAAAGGCACCAGCCTTCCTCCATCCAAAGGCACCAGCCTTCCTCCATCCAAAGGCACCAGCCTTCCTCCATCTAAAGGCACCAGCCTTCCTCCATCCAAAAGCACGAGCCTTCCTCCACCTAAAGGCACCAGCCTTCCTCCATCCAAAAGCACGAGCCTTCCTCTACCTGTCAACAATGCCCTGCCCAAGTCATCAGCATACCCTGTAGAAATCAGGACTGTAGCAACCACCCTACCCCCATCCACTCTACCTCAGGTGAGCAAAGTGAGCAATTTGCATTTTGACTCTATGTTACCATTTATGACAAGGTTGGGTAAGCCACTAAGGGGCTTTCCAGGTTGACAGTGACTACTTTGTGATATAAGGTCCTCTGTAAATTGCAGgtttattaattgtttttattcataacatttaatagtgataagtgaaactGCAAAGTCTATGGGTGTCTTTTTAGCGACTTTCttttttgttgcgcaactttttttgtcacatggcttTTTTGACAaactacaatggagtctatgggcatttttttgcagaaCCCTTATCCCTGCTTTCGGGCTACAAATAGACCTGCCTgtgcccagatattcctatctgaTAATCCGAGAAACCCAAAGCCAGTCATGTTTGGACCTATACCCACATTTTTTGATACCACTGCTATAACAAGTATGGGTTCTAAGGTGGTAAATGCTTGTGAGTTTTATGCTATAGTGTggcctccacatcacctatgatttGAGGGGTAACTCTAGGCCACCCCTACATGGGCTTACACATCAGTAATTCCAGACCTTAGTGAACAGAGGCCTGTTAATTATTTGTTTCTGGTACTTGCAGAATGTTTTTTTGgaataccttggcctgctttatTAACTCCTACAGGTCTTTATCATTACAAgacgtgtgcaactttttttcgtgGGCTCCCCGCATCAGAAAACAAAAAGACgcctgttttttttgtgtgtggcaAATTCTTTGTGTGGTTTTGCGAACTTTTTGCTTGTGGTGAAAGGTGGAATTTTTCCACAAAACTGGCCATGGTGAAATTTTTTGGTCATCGCTAAGAATGATAAAAGGCTCATTTTGAATGATAACGTTGCAGCACCCATAATAGTTGTACTGTTACATTTACATAAGACTATTATAGCACTTCATAAGATTTCTGGTCTTTTCATTTAGTAGCAGTCTGTAAGACTAACATTAATGTACAGCATTGTTGACTATCCCAGTAGGGGCATTTAGCATATCTTCTACTGCAAATGCTAGATCACTTAGTAGCGCAAAGCCAAGTGCAGCCCTGTACTTAGCCGTAGGTACAGGACATCTTGGCCATTGGAGCTTCCTTACTTGCACGTCTGAATGGCGCACAACTTAGGGGCCATCCAAATGGAAGTAATGATTCTGAGCCCTGCATGCCAGCACTACTGTATTCATTGGAGAGATAAATGTCTTTGTGTTCCATTCTGGAGTGCACCTATGGACACTAAAGGGgagatttacttatccacgaacggtccgaaggcatccgaatgcagtttttcgtaatgatcagtatttttgcgactttttcgtatgttccctgactttttcgccgccattgcgactttttcgtatattttccgcgactttatcgtcgccgtcacgaaaaaatctgattggtttttccaccatttacaatcgctcaatacgaaaaaatcgcgacggcgacgaaatagtcacgcaaaatacaataaagtcgcaacggcgacaaaaatgtcacgaaaaatCATGGCGGcgacgaaaagtcgcaaaatttttgtttccaatacgatattttccctttcgggattcagattcggattcatggattagtaaagctgcccctaagtgtgggcaGGGTGGAAAGTGTAAAATAAATTAACAAGAAAAGAAGCCCTAGTGCCTCCAGcaagaacaaaaaaaacttgTATCCATAGTAATTAATCAACACATAATTTGATTAGTTACTACATATGGTGCAAAGgttgtgacttttattacttgATCTCCCATCATACACCATCATACAGCAAAGTGGGCACCCAGTCCAGTACCACTGGTAACTAATCAGCTGGTAGCATTGACTTGTCACCTGAAGCAAAGAACGTATGTGACTGGTGGCTGTCGGTTACCAGATCAGGGGCAAACTTGGCACTTACTACATTACCCCCGAATCTTTGTGCACCAAAAAAGAGGCTAACCCAGGGCAACAAGGAGTTGTTAATTGCATTTTATGGCtctatttattattacaaagaactTTGAAGGCAAGGTAACCCTTGTTGGAAACCTACCCCCAATGAAGTCCCATCACACACTGGAGAAGTCACACATAGTACGGGAGAAGTCCCAAATCATACAGACAACACAAGACAAGTGGAGAAAAATCCTGCTGAAGGGTTAAGGAACAGAACCCCCTAGTCTCTAAATACCCTCAGCCAAAAAACTGAGGTGATTAGCAATTAGCATTTTGACTTGGTGCCACCAATTATGGCAGAGGTGGGCAGCTGGGTATTGTTGTTTAAAGgtaactgtcatgatttttatggggtactttttatttttaaatgacattgtttacatagcaaataattaccTAATTCCctccatttaaaatgtaattcttgaaccaacaaatgtatttttagctgtaatattggtgtgtaggcgccatctcagtgcattgtgcctgagtctgagctttcagccagcgctacacattagaactgctttcagctaacctattgtttctcctactcccatgtaactggaggagtctcaagccggacttggatttcttactattgagtgctattctgatacctactgggagctgctatcttgctcccttcccattgttctgctgattggctgctgggagggggggggatatcactccaacttgcagcgcagcagtaaagtgtgtgtagtttatcagagcacaggtcacatggctgtggcaccctgggaaatgaagaatatggctagccccatgtgaaatttcaaaattaaatataaaaatagatttcaatgcaggattctaatGGAgaggctctattaactgatgggttttgaaaaaacacatgtttttccatgacagtattatGACAGATATAAGGCATAATGTGTATATAAGTTACGAGTATAGATCGCAGCACCTGTTAATGCTTTACTGTTGCCTTTTTGTTAGCAACTTATACAGCATTTATGGGATTTGTTGTCTTCTCAAATAAGTAGTAAAACTACCTATAAGTGACGACCTCCCGGTGCATCATAGGAATTGTAGCCTTTTTGTACATGTCAGAAACAAACTATGGGCCCTCTAATTCTCTTTCTTCTTTCTATGAACCTCCTTGTTTATGTATTGTAAAATTCtcatttgttatacaggtataggacccattatccagaatgcttgggaccaagggtataccggataagggggtctttccgtaatgtggatctccataccttaagtctactaacaaaccaataaaacattaatttaacccaataggactgttctgcccccaataaggggtaattatatcttagttgggatcaagtacaggtactgttttattattacagagaaaagggaatcatttaaccattaaataaacccaatagggctgttctgcccccaataaggggtaattatatcttagttgggatcaagtacagatactgttttattattacatagaaaagggaatcatttaaccattaaataaacccaatagggctgttctgccccaataaggggtaattatatcttagttgggatcaagtacaggtactgttttatttctacagagaaaaggaaatcagttttaaaattctgaattatttgattaaaatggagtctatgggagacaggctttccgtaattcggagctttctggataacgggtttcctgataagggatcccatacctgtaatagtattGTAATGTGATATATACTGAAGCTCAGTGCACATTCTAGTTTCCACTTTTTCCACTGATGTTAATACAGCCCTTGCAGTGCATCATGGGACATGTTGTCTTGCCTTATGATAGCACTAAAGGATTACAACCTCACAGTACAGCACTCTTAGTAATGCAATTATAGTAGCAGCATAATATGTCAATTAGCACTGCTTTGTGATCTGTTGGAAAGAATGCATTGTATATTATCCGTACTAGAAAATATATGAGGGTAGGATCTATTtactattttatatttgtaagCATAACTACTTTTAACGCAGCTAACACATTGTTCCATCCCTAGATTTACAGAGCTAAGAGACATCTTCGCCATGGGAATGTCGCCCCCACTGGAGTCCCTCATCACACAGAAGTCCAACACCACACAAACTGTTCTTCCCCCAAGCCACATGGAGAAGGGTCCAGAACTGGAGCTCCCATCCcacccaaaaaaccccaggtgAGCAAAGCAATTAGCATGCTGACCACCTGCGGAAGCAGTAGACAGCGGAGCACTGTAGCATCAATAACTAACTGTGTGTGTTGGTTTCAAGCACTCTCTTTCTGTTTGTGAAGACCCTATAATGCATCATAGgtcccctgtttgttataatattacaggtattacaggtattacagggaatcacttaaccatgaaataaacccaatacgactgttctgcccccgataaggggtaattatatcttagttgggatcaagtacaggtactgttttattattacagagaaaagggaatcatttaaccatgaaataaacccaatagggctgttctgcccccaataaggggtaattatatcttagttgggatcaagtacaggtactgttttattattacagagaaaagggaatcatttaaccatgaaataaacccaatagggctgttctgccccaataaggggtcattatatcttagttgggatcaagtacaggtactgttttattattacagagaaaagggaatcatttaaccattaaataaacccaatagggctgccctgcccccaataaggggtaattatatcttagttgggatcaagtacaggtactgttttattattacagagaaaagggaatcatttaaccattaaataaacccaatagggctgttctgcccccaataaggggtaattatatcttagttgggatcaagtacaggtactgttttattattacagagaaaagggaatcatttaaccattaaataaacccaatagggctgccctgcccccaataaggggtaattatatcttagttgggatcaagtacaggtactgttttattattacagagaaaagggaatcatttaaccattaaataaacccaatagggctgttctgccccaataaggggtaattatatcttagttgggatcaagtacaggtactgttttattattacagagaaaagggaatcatttaaccattaaataaacccaatagggctgttggaTCTATTTGCTATTTTACATCTGTAATATTAAATACTGACACACTGTTCTATCCCTAGCACGGCAGGCATAGGAGAGACCTTCACCATGGGAATGCTGCCCCCACTGGAGTCCCTCATCCCACAGAAAAATTCCACAATGGCAGCAATGAAATAAGCCATCCTCCCAGACCGGAACATTCTGCCATTACTCACAACAACAGCTCAAGTGAAGCAAAGAAAACAGGACATGGTCAGGAACAAGGAAAGAAACATTAGTAAGTCTGCAGATATACCGTTGTCACCTTATTccagggcagtgatccccaaccaatggcttctgagcaacatgtttcccaccACCCCTtttgaagttgctcccagtggcctcaaagtaggtgcccagttttacatttctggcttggaggcaggtttggaagcacagagacacagctttattccaagcagagcctttgGCAGGCcacatgggctaccaaataaccaatcacagcccttacatATAACAAGGGGCAGATTAACAATGGGGCCAACAGAGCTTAGCAAAAATAGGGCCCTCATTTAGAATCCGTAGTGCAGGAAAACTTGATCAAACATGGCTGAGCGCCAGtaaatatattccctttaatcCATCCCTGCATGTAGTCCAAATATAACTTGCTAGTACTGTACCCTATTGTAATAGTattatactactactactatctATCATCGCTGGAACAGATAGGGTGCAATGGGAGTAGCGGCGCATTGTATTCATGCTTGTAAACTGCTTTCTTTTAcagaaacaagaaaaataaagaggatacCAAGAACACTGGAAAACATTATTACTgacattatttttttagttgtggtAAAACCAATAAAATGATGATAAACATTTTCTGCCCTTTTTTCTTTTAATCGTCAGACCAAACCATTGCTCAATTTATCCAGCAACCCAGCTTgtctgtagggttgccacctttttttgctAATAATACCAGACTTTAGATGGTGTGCAGGCAGGCAGTGACGTCACTTGGGGGCAGAGAAATGGGCAGATTGCACAGGGAAATGGATGTGTGAATGGGCATAATGGGTGGGGCAGAAACTAGTATCTATATAAAAGAGGGTCCACTGCCATGGAAAGAGTGCGGGAAGGGAGaaattataggtagggttgcctcCCTTACAAATGTACCAGCATTTATattaccagtaaatttgtaataccggcacgGGCCCTAGTTGGCGATTGCTGGCTAGGCCGGTCAGATATCGGCTGGGTGGTATCCCTACTTGTCTGTCAAAATAAGATCTGGTAGTGAACAATGTTGCTGCCctaaatattcttggaactacGCATGAAAGTCTGATATAGAGATGTTTTCTTGTATATGTAGCCTTGTTATGtacaaacaacaacaagagaccTTCTGCACTcagccattatcaatatatataggacattaagacattctgtgcattaagctactaagaaatgcctcccctttaagcaaaacagggattatttgcccatatattgcaatatacttcaagctggccaactttatccccggtctggccagtcctacactcacttatctgattcattaagaattctactgcttcaatatacatttaacaaaggaactgagttttacctgcaacttacttgctttcaaggttaaaacccccatatggttgcccttttattggctccactgggatcacctgactgtagctgggaagggtgggagctacaacatggagcggccactgctcctgtataaactatagcaaaaaaaaggaaagttgtcttaatgtcctatacatattgataatgggggagtgcagaggggctcttgttgttgtttgtatgtattttgtggtcacagcctcattgcttccccgcctaatggtttcaaatgtagtggttgagcacaactttcctttttttgctatagtttatacaggagcagtggccgctccatgttgtagctcccacccttcccagctacagtcaggtgattctagtggagccaataaaaggacagccatatgggggttttaaccctgaaagcaagtaagttgcaggtaaaactcagtccctttgttaaatgtatattgaagcagtagaattcttaatgaatcgcataggtcagtgtaggactggccagaagggatgactttgatgcagttggccagcttgaagtatattgcaatgtacggacaaacaactCTGTGTTTTGCTTAAacgggagggcatttcttagtagcttaatgcacagaatgggttaatgtcctatatatattgataatgggggagtgcagaggggctcttgttgttgtttatatgtattttgtggtcacaacctcattgcacccccgcctaatggtttaaaatttagtggttgagcacaactttcctttttttttgctatgtagccttgttatgaactaaggggCAATATTGGGCAAATGTTGGACTTGACTCTTCGGGCAGCATTGCCCAGTCTGCCTCCCTATGGTAACCTATAAAAATGTTGATGGAGTAAGATAGCGGGGACCATAAAGATATGACGTGGACCATCAAAGAAGTATTCATAGTAAATGTAATACAAGATAATGCCTGATCTTGAGAAGTTAAAACATACCGATGTGTTGGTATTTCAGAAATGTGTAGCCCTGGGTTTTAATTAGGGTTTAAGTCTTTTCACTTGGGCTGAATTcagattttcagaaaaaaaaaaaatgagcttcAGAACTGCTGTAGCAGCAATTAGAACATTAGAAGAGTTAACCAGATAATTCTGAAAGTGTCCATGTAGAAATATGTAATTAAAGCTgtcttaaaaatgtaattacagctAATGTGAATATTGTATTAAATGTGCTTTTATTTGTTGGTGCATTGTTTGCCCACAGCTTGACTTCCAGGCATTAAAAAGGCAACATAATTGgtgcaaaaaaagacaaaacaatctGCACCACAACTGACTGGTTTGCATTGTGACCCTGATCCTGCCCCATGGTCTGCCAACTGAATGTGTGATGCCCCCCTGTGCCTTctccagtacccactgctttcCCACTATCTACCTTGTCCCATTACATCTTCTCTTCATTAATTTCACAACTAAATATCAGCACCCCACAGTGCTTTCTACATCCCAAAGGCTGTCTCCCATCCCTCTGTCCTCTTTGCTTTAGGGCAAGCACCCAcggatagatctctgctatcgctgGGAAGTACCCGCTCCAAAAAGggttttccactggcaacaatagaagttgccagtggaaagccctgcacattgcttcagtttccaaagtcgcacaaagtttcccaGACAACTTTACACAACTTTGGAAACTGAAGAGATGCAAAGCGACTTGCCAGTGGAAACCCTTTTCCGAGAGGGTACTCGCCTGCGATAGCTGAGATCTAATGCAGGTGAGTACGTTGCTCCGTGGGTGCTTGCCCTTAAAACGGACACCTCTTCCACTTCTGTGAACCATCAGATCCACTTAATCTGTCCCACCTTCCTCTCAACTGATTATAAGCTTCCCATTGTCCCCCGAGCCCAGTCAATTAACCCATAGGCTAAAGCCACACGggagtattttcggcaagccgaaaaccaCATGCCAAGAATACACCACGCTAATGTCAATTTGGTCTACCTTGTGCCTGcagccgaatgaatggaatacgctgaggtgcaggcacatgtagcccataTTCGCCAAAAAACGCGAGGCttcatatcttcggcggatatcggctacatgtgcctgcacccgagcgtattctattcattctggcgcaggcacaaggtaggccgaATTGGCAGCagtggggcgtattctcggcaagcgtttttcggcttccTGAGAATacacccgtgtggcattagccttaaccaACTGTTGTGTAATGATGAGCACCTTGCAAGCATAATTACACAGGTGTAAAATATATAGGTTTATTCTGCTGTCAACTAATATGTTTCTGGGCTAGCATCACTGTAACATGTCATGGATATTGTACCAGAAAACTAACAAACCAACAAggtgatataaataaaaaaaaatggccagtgctcctgttagcagaaaactgcactgggtGGGGGTAACTGTGATCGAG
The sequence above is a segment of the Xenopus tropicalis strain Nigerian chromosome 7, UCB_Xtro_10.0, whole genome shotgun sequence genome. Coding sequences within it:
- the LOC101730794 gene encoding extensin-like; protein product: MLCYILLLALVAQSWSLPTVKTEGVSTVSSPTPTKSTSLPPTNNSSLPPPKSTGLPPPNNSSLPPSKNTGLPPPNSSLPPPQSTGLPPPNNSSLLPPKSTGLPPPNNSSLPPSKNTSLPPPNNSSLPPPNNSSLPPPNNSSLPPPQSTGLPPPNNSSLPPPQSTGLPPPNNSSLLPPKSTGLPPPNNSSLPPSKNTSLPPPNNSSLPPPQSTGLPPPNNSSLLPPQSTGLPPLNNSSLLPPQSTGLPPPNNSSLPPSKNTSLPPPNNSSLPPPQSTGLPPPNNTSLPPSKDNSLLPPKSTGLPPPNNSSLPPPQSTSLPPPNNSSLPPPKSTGLPPPNNSSLPPPQSSGLLPPNTSLPSPKSTGLPPPNNTSLPPSKDTSLLPPKSDGLLPPNNTSLPSPKSTGLPPPNNSSLPPYKDTSLPPPKITGLPPPNNTSLPPSKDTSLPPPKSDGLLPPNNTSLPPPKSTGLPPPNNTSLPPSKDTSLPPSKGTSLPPSKDTSLPPSKGTSLPPAKGTSLPPPKGTSLPPPKGTSLPPPKVTSLPPSKGTSLPPPKSTSLPPSKGTSLPPSKGTSLPPSKGTSLPPSKGTSLPPSKGTSLPPPKGTSLPPSKGTSLPPPKGTSLPPPKGTSLPPSKGTSLPPSKGTSLPPSKGTSLPPSKSTSLPPPKGTSLPPSKSTSLPLPVNNALPKSSAYPVEIRTVATTLPPSTLPQIYRAKRHLRHGNVAPTGVPHHTEVQHHTNCSSPKPHGEGSRTGAPIPPKKPQHGRHRRDLHHGNAAPTGVPHPTEKFHNGSNEISHPPRPEHSAITHNNSSSEAKKTGHGQEQGKKH